The genome window AATAAGCCAAATCAGCATTGCTGTATCTTAATTTTTCATTTTCATTGGTGCTCATATATTATATTTTAGTCACTTTGATTGTGGTAGCAATATCGTCAAATTCAATTAGCGTACCCTTATAAACATTTGTTGTTATTGTTAATAAATCTGCTAGCGTTTCATCTTTGATATACTGCTTGTTTGTCAAAAGAGCATCGTCTAGTTCCCTATGAGATGCAATCTCAATATTGATTCGGTCGGTTACCTCGAGTCCAGAGTCTTTTCTTATGTTTTGAATGCGATTTACTATTTCTCTAGAAATACCTTCTTTTTTAAGCTCTGGCGATATGGTTACATCGAGTGCAACGGTAATACCTGATTGGTTTGCTACTAACCATCCTTCTATGTCTGAAGACGTAATTTCTACGTCTTCAAGGGTCAATATAACGGCATTTCCGTCTACTTCCACTTCTTTTTGACCAGTTTTTTCCAACAAAGCAATATCCTCTTGTTGAAAACTTTTAATCCTACTAGCGACTTGCCCCATGAGCTTGCCAAAGCGCGGACCTAAGGCTTTAAAGTTTGGTTTGATTTCTTTTACAAGGATACCACTCGCATCATCGATTAACTCAATTTCTTTTACGTTTACTTCACTCTTTACCAGATCTGCGATAGCTTCTATCTGAGCTTTATCTCTGGCATCTAGAACCGGTATCATAATACGTTGTAGCGGTTGACGCACTTTAATACTTTCCTTTTTACGCAGGGATAAGGTAAGACTAGAAATGATTTGTGCTTTGTGCATTTTCTCCTCCAGTGCTGCGTCTATAAGTGATTCATCAGCTTTAGGGAAAAGTGCTAGGTGTACACTCTCACTCGCATCGCTTTCACAAACACCAGTTAGATCTTGATACAGTTGATCCATAAAGAATGGAGCAATAGGAGCACCCAATTGTGCTATTGTTTTTAAACAAGTGTATAAGGTTTGATAAGCAGCGATTTTATCTTGCTCATAAGTTCCTTTCCAGAATCTCCTTCTACATAAACGCACATACCAGTTGCTTAAGTTCTCTGTGACGAAAGTGGTTATCGCACGAGCCGCTTTAGTAGGTTCATAATCTTCATAGAAGGCTGTGCTTTCTTTTATCAAAGTATTTAATTCTGATAGTATCCAGCGGTCTATTTCTGGTCGTTCTGATAATGGAATGTCTTTCTCACTATAGGTAAATCCATCTACGTTTGCGTATAGACTGAAGAACGAATAGGTATTGTAAAGCGTTCCAAAAAACTTGCGTTGCACCTCCGTAATTCCATCGAGATCAAACTTGAGATTGTCCCAAGGATTAGCATTACTCACCATATACCAGCGCGTCGCATCAGCACCGTATTTTCCTAAAGTCTCAAAAGGGTCAGCAGCATTGCCTAAACGCTTCGACATTTTTTGTCCCTTTTTATCTAGAACCAGTCCGTTAGAAACGACGTTTTTATAAGCCACATCATCACTTATCATGGTGGCGATAGCGTGCAGTGTATAAAACCATCCACGCGTTTGATCCACACCTTCGGCAATGAAGTCTGCTTTTCTCAACTGGTTTTCTACTTGTTCTTTATTTTCAAACGGATAATGCCATTGTGAATAAGGCATGGATCCTGAATCAAACCAAACATCGATAAGGTCTGCCTCACGAGTTAACTTTGCTCCGCTTTTACCTACTAGATAAATTTGATCTACTACGTTTTTATGAAGGTCTACGATGTTGTAGTTTTCTTTACTCATGTCGCCATTTTTAAATCCAGCAAACGGATTTGTAGTCATGAACCCAGCTGCGATAGATTTTTCTATCTCTCCCATAAGCTCTTCTATGGAGCCGATGATCATTTCTTCTGTTCCAGTTTCATTTCTCCATATAGGAAGCGGTATTCCCCAAAAACGAGAACGCGATAAATTCCAGTCGTTTGCATTTGCCAGCCAGTTGCCAAATCTTCCTTCTCCGGTAGATTTAGGTTTCCAGTTGATGGATTTGTTCAACTCATGCATTCTATCCTTGAACTCGGTTACTTTTATAAACCAGCTGTCCAGCGGGTAATATAAAATAGGCTTGTCAGTTCTCCAACAATGTGGATAACTGTGCACGTATTTTTCTACTTTAAAAGCGCGATTTTGTTCTTTTAAAGCGATCGCAATATCTACATCTACAGAACGTTCTGGTGCTTCTCCATCAGCAAAATATTCGTTCTTTACATATTTGCCACCTACCTCAGGCAACTCCTCGCGGAATTTCCCCTGTAGGTTGACAAGTGGCACTGGATTGTTATATTCATCCAACACCAACATAGGTGGGATAGGTGGATTTGCTTGTTTAGAAACAAGGGCATCATCTGCTCCAAAAGTAGGTGCGGTGTGCACGATTCCTGTTCCGTCTTCTGTCGTTACAAAATCTCCTAATATGACTCTATAGGCATCCTGTGCGTTTTCAAAAGGCGTAGCATAAGCTAATAATTGCTCGTACCTTAAGTTGACCAGATCTGTTCCTTTGCAAGACCCTAAGATTTGATATGGTATTTTTTTATCTCCTAGTTGGTATTCTTGTTTCGCTTTTGCGAAAGCGTCACCTTTCAAAGCTTGATTCTTTTTACCAAACTGATAGCTCACTAACTTTTCTGCTAGGATTACCTGCATAGGAGCACCAGTGTACTGGTTAAAAGTCTCAGCAAGTACGTAATCTATTTTAGGACCTACAGTAAGTGCGGTGTTGGATGGCAATGTCCACGGCGTCGTGGTCCAGGCAAGGAAAAAAACCTCTCCATTAGTTGGAAAAGGTAATTTTGATGGGTCTTCCACTTTAAATTGAGCAGTAACAGTAGTGTCTGTTACGTCTTGATATGTTCCTGGTTGGTTCAACTCATGGGAGCTCAATCCAGTTCCAGCAGCTGGTGAATACGGTTGTATGGTATAGCCTTTATAAATCAAGTCTTTAGAATAAATCTCTTTTAACAACCACCATACCGATTCCATGTATTTAGATTTATAAGTAATATATGGGTCTTCCATATCTACCCAGTAACCCATATCATCAGTTAGCTTGCTCCATACGTCGGTGTATTTGAGAACTGCTTTTTTACATTCCTCATTATATGCTTCTACAGAGATTTTTGTACCGATGTCCTCTTTAGTAATTCCAAGTGCTTTTTCAACGCCTAGCTCTACAGGAAGACCGTGTGTATCCCAACCGGCTTTGCGATTTACTTGATAACCTTGTTGTGTTTTAAAACGACAGAATAAATCCTTGATCGTACGTCCCATAACATGGTGAATCCCAGGTAACCCGTTAGCAGATGGAGGTCCTTCAAAGAAAATAAAAGGCTCATTTCCTTCACGAGTCGTCATGGACTTGTTGAAAATGTCGTTTTCCTTCCAAAAAGATTTGATACGTTTATCAACTTCCGGAAGGTTCAATCCTTTGTATTCATTGAATTTTTTACTCATCGCACTAGTGTTTTAAAGCTGGCAAAAGTACGGAAATTTGTGCATTATATTCTTTTCATGATCAAGCAAATCACCGTCTTTTCTCAAGGGTTATAGTCGCTTTAAGACATGCGGCCTTCCTAAGGGGAAAGACTTACTCCACCTTAATCTCTAGCACCAGTCCTTCATGACTGCGCAAATTCATTACTGTACCGCCTTCAAAGAGGAGGTATTGCCCTTTGATACCTTTTAATTTCCCAGCATGTTGAGTGGTTTTAGCAAGGTTAACACTAGTCACTTTTTCGGGGTATTGAAGTACAGGAAATTTAATTTCCCATTCTTTTTCATTATCGAGAATGAATTCTTGGGCTTCTCGAGGTATGAATTCTAGTAAGCTTTCACGGAAGATTAACAAATCCACATCTTCCACGTTATTGGTAAGCATCTTGCGCCAGTTGGTCTTATCTGCAACGTGATCTTTTAAGGCAACTTCTGTAATTCCAGCGAGGTAACGGTTGGGCGCTTCTAGAATCGCAACCGCTTCATGAGCACCTTGATCGATCCATCGGGTAGGGATTTGTGTTTTGCGGGTAACCCCTACTTTTATATTACTGCTGTTAGCCAGGTAAACAATATGGGGGGTAAGTTGCACTTTTTTCTCGTACTCTAGATTGCGATCTTCTTCATCCAGATGTGCACGGCTCAATTCGGGCTTCATGATCCATTCTCCGGCTTGTGGGATTTGAGAAAAGCAATCATAGCAAAAGCCCTGACGCCATATTTTTTTGTCAAGGCTGCAATTAAGGCATTCATTTCCTACGTGCTTTAAAGAAATATGTTTATCCAGCAGCTGGTTCATGTGCAAAAAGTTATCTGGAAAAACAAGGTAATACTGAACGGTTTCCTTGAGTTCTGTTTGCATTTTTCTAATCGTTCCGGTAAGGATCATGGTAGTAACTTTAAAAATTAAGGAAGTATCTTTGGAACCGTAAAAATACCAATTAGGATTTGTAAAATATGGCAAACGCATTACTCAATTCTGTCGTCTCGTGGTTTCTAAAGAAACGCCTTCACGATATGGAGCTCTTTATGAAGCATCCACAGGAGTTGCAGGATAACATTTTGCAAGATCTTATTTATTATGCGAGGCATACAGAGGTAGGGAAGAAGTACGGTTTTGACTCTATAAAATCCTATCGCGATTTTGCAGACAGAGTCCCAGTTTCTGGATATACGGAAATGGAAGCCTCTATAGAACGGTCTAGAAAAGGGGAAGGAAATATTTTCTGGCCTAGTGATATCAAGTGGTTTGCTATGAGTAGCGGCACGACTAATTCTCGCAGCAAATACATACCGGTAAGCCAGCAGTCGCTCGAAGACTGTCACTATGCAGCCGCTAAAGACTTGTTGTGTATGTACCTCAATAACAATCCAGATTCTAAGATTTTTAAAGGAAAAGGATTGCGATTAGGTGGGAGTAAACAACTGGATAGAAAGTCAGGAACTGCTGCTGGGGATTTGAGCAGTATTTTAATAGACAACATGCCTTTCTGGGCAGATTACAGCTCTACTCCTGGAAATGAGGTAGCTTTAATGGCAGATTGGGAAACTAAAATGCCAGCGATAGTTCAAGAAAGTATTACAGAAGATGTGACCAGTCTTGCAGGTGTTCCCTCCTGGATGATGGTGCTCCTTAACAATGTCTTAGAAACTACAGGTAAGGATCATATTCTTGAAGTATGGCCGCAAATGGAAGTGTTCTTTCATGGAGGCGTGAGTTTTGACCCGTATGTAGACCAGTATAAAAAATTACTGCCAGCAGGTCATATCAAATACTACGAAACCTATAATGCGAGTGAAGGTTTCTTTGCGATTCAAGATAGAAACGACAGTAATGAATTATTACTTATGTTGGATTACGGAATTTTCTATGAGTTCATTTCTATGAAAAGCTATGATACACCAGACGAGAAGATCATACCACTTAGCGAGGTAGAATTAGAGGAGAATTATGCTATTATTATCACTACTAACGCTGGTTTATGGCGTTATAAAATAGGAGATACGGTACGTTTTACGAGTAAAAGTCCTTATCGTATTAAGGTAAGTGGTCGTACCAAGCACCACATCAACGTATTTGGTGAGGAGTTGATCATAGAAAATGCTGAGGAAGCACTTAAGAAGACCATAGCAGAGATTCCTTGTTTTATAAAAGATTATACCGTTGCGCCTATATTTATGGAAGGTAAAGAAAAAGGAGCTCATGAATGGATGATTGAATTTGGTACGCAACCTGGTGATATTTCCGCTTTCGCAAAAGCTTTAGACTTACATCTTCAAAGAGTAAATAGTGATTACGAGGCAAAGCGCTATAACAATATCACATTAACGGCACCAAAAATAAATATTGCAAATCCAGATGTGTTTTACAACTGGCTAAAGCAAAAAGGTAAACTGGGCGGCCAGCATAAAATCCCGAGGCTGAGTAACTCTAGAGAATATATGGACGAGTTGCTTGTTATTCATCGCAAAGGCAGTCTGGTTAAATAAAGGAGTTCATTTAATGGTTTAATTATCGATAGCAGGATCAAACTGCTTTGTTAAACCTTATCTGAAAACTGAATAAAACCGTATTTTTGCAAAAAATTATACATGAGCAAATTAGTTGTGGTAGGAACAGTAGCATTTGATGCGATTGAAACTCCTTTTGGTAAAACAGATAAGATTTTAGGTGGAGCAGCAACCTTTATAGGACTTAGTGCTTCTCACTTCGATACAGAAGTAGGCTTGGTAAGTGTTGTAGGAGGCGATTTTCCTCAAGAATATCTAGACATGCTTAAAAACCGCGGTATGAACATCGACGGTATTGAGGTCGTAAAAGAGGGGAAAACATTTTTCTGGTCTGGAAAATACCACAATGACATGAATACTCGTGATACTTTAGTAACAGAGCTTAATGTATTAGCAGACTTTAATCCAGTAGTGCCAGAGGCTTTTAAAGATGCTGAGGTAGTTATGTTAGGAAACTTGCATCCAGCAGTACAATTAGGGGTTATAGAGCAAACTCCTGCAGCAAAGTTAATCGTGCTGGATACTATGAATTTCTGGATGGACAGTGCTTTAGAGCTGTTACATCAAGTAATTGCTAAGGTAGATGTGATCACCATTAATGACGAGGAAGCAAGACAGCTTTCGGGAGAATATTCTCTAGTTGCTGCAGCACGTAAGATCCATGCAATGGGTCCTAAGTATGTAGTGATTAAAAAAGGAGAGCACGGCGCTTTATTGTTTCATGGGGAGCATATTTTCTTTGCTCCAGCATTACCATTAGAAGAAGTGTTTGATCCTACAGGAGCTGGTGACACATTTGCTGGAGGTTTTGCAGGATTCCTCGCAGCAAGTGGTGACTACAGTTTTGAAAACATGAAACGGGCGATTATTTATGGTTCTAATTTTGCTTCCTTTGCGGTAGAAAAATTTGGAACAGAGCGTATGCAAACGATTACCAATGATGAAATAAACACACGTTTAGAGCAATTTAAAGCGCTAACAAAATTTGAAATAAACAATTAGTAATATTTATCAAAAAAGCCTCAAGAATTCTTGAGGCTTTTCTATTTTAATACCCTTATACATCCCATCATGAGCGACCAGATAAAACACGAGTGCGGTATTGCACTTATCCGTCTTCTTAAACCATTAGAATACTATAAGGAGAAATACGGAACAGCTTTCTACGGTATCAATAAAATGTACTTAATGATGGAAAAACAGCACAACCGTGGCCAGGATGGTGCTGGATTTGCCAGTATCAAACTGGATGTAGACCCAGGCCAACGTTATATTTCTAGAGTGCGCAGTAATGCCGCACAGCCTATTCAAGATATTTTTGCACAAATCAACGACCGCATCAATACAGAGCTGACTGAAAATCCTGAAATAAAAGACGACGTAGCGGCACAAAAAGAACGGATTCCTTATGTAGGAGAATTGTTGATGGGCCATGTGCGTTACGGGACCTTTGGTAAAAACAGCATAGAATCAGTACATCCATTCTTAAGACAGAACAACTGGATGCACCGCAACCTGATTATGGCAGGTAATTTTAATATGACCAATGTATTCAAGCTTTTTAACAAGCTCGTAGAACTAGGGCAGCACCCTAAGGACATGGCAGATACAGTTACCGTAATGGAGAAAGTAGGTCATTTCCAAGATAGACAAGTCAGTAAATTATACAAAAAGTTTAAGTCAAAAGGTCTTTCTAAAATAGAAGCCAGTCCTAAAATTGCAGAAGAAATAGACGTTGCTAAAATACTGCGTAAGAGTGCTAAGGACTGGGATGGCGGTTATGCTATGGGGGGTTTAATGGGACATGGAGATGCTTTTTTACTGCGTGATCCTGCAGGAATACGACCGGCTTATTATTATCAAGATGATGAGGTAGTAGTAGTAGCAAGCGAGCGACCAGTAATACAAACGGCTTTTAATGTTGCATTTGAAGAAGTTAAGGAGCTCGATCCAGGGAAGGCCATTATTATTAAGAAAAATGGAACAGTTACCCTAGACCAAATCACAGAACCATTAGAGCGCAAAGCTTGTTCTTTTGAACGCATTTACTTCTCACGTGGAAGTGATGCAGAGATTTATCAGGAACGCAAAATGTTAGGAAAACTATTGTTTCCTGAGATTATGAAGAGTATTGATAACGATATTGATAACACGGTGTTCTCGTACATTCCCAACACAGCAGAAACATCATTCTACGGCATGGTAGAAGAGGGTCACGCCGTTCTCAACAAGCAGAAAAAAGATTTTATTATAGCTGGAGAAGGAAAGCTGACGGAAGAGCAAGTGGAAGCTACGCTTTCGCGAAAGCTAAGAACAGAAAAAATAGCGATTAAAGATGCTAAACTGCGCACATTTATAACGGAAGATTCTTCTCGTGACGACCTTGTAGCTCACGTGTATGATGTGACTTATGGTGTTGTAAAGCCGGAAGACAATCTGGTAATAATTGATGATTCTATAGTGAGAGGCACTACCTTGAAGAAGTCCATTCTTAAAATGATGGATCGATTGAACCCTAAGAAAATCATAGTGGTTTCTAGTGCACCACAAATTAGATATCCAGATTGTTACGGAATAGATATGGCACGAATAGAAGGCTTGGTAGCTTTTAAAGCGGCACTAGCTTTACATGAAGATCGTGGCACTTATGATGTGGTAGAAGAAATCTATAAGAAGTGCAAACTACAGACAGAGATGAAAGACGTAGATGTGGTAAACTACGTAAAAGATCTATACGACCCCTTTACAGATCAAGAAGTTTCTGATAAGATAGGAGAACTACTTTCTGAGGAAGGTTTAAAGGCTGATATAAAAATTATTTATCAAACCGTAGATAATTTACACAAAGCCTGTCCCAAGAATTTAGGGGATTGGTACTTTACAGGAAATTACCCTACAGACGGCGGTAATAGAGTGGTAAATCGAGCTTATATCAACTTTTTTGAAGGAAATGATGAGCGAGCTTATTAAGACGTTATTTTCTTATAAATTTTAAATCAAAATCCCCAAATCAAGTAATTGATTTGGGGATTTTGATTTAAAAAACTTTTTTACTCATTGAAAATGATATTTTGCTCCTTGCTTATTTTGAAGTCATAAAGCTATCAATAGTTTTATCAAAAATTGATCAATTAATTCGGCTATTGTATATCCGTTTAATGCCTATTAGATATGATGCCTGGACCTGTCTTCTGTGTTTGATGCGCCCATTTTGAAGCCTCTACCTCAAAGTAACCTTCATTCATATCCATCATTCTCTCTCAAGTATAACGGTCATCTCGATCTCCCATGGAGAGCACCCCTTGCTAACCACATGACGATCATAAAAATTAAAACCTAGAGAATCCATAGGAACATAGAGTCTCGAGGTCTTATAAATTTAAAAAATAGTCTTTGTACTACTAAAGTCATTACTCTATCTTTTTAAAGATTTTATAAACTAAATAAAGAATCAGCAATAAAATCAAGATGAATAAGATTTGACTTATTAAAAGTCCTAAACTAAAATCATTTATTACACTTTCCATAATTAATTAATTTTTTCAGAACGAACTATTTCGCCAGTGGTTATATTTAAAATCACCCTTATTTGGATCTGAGATGTAACACTTAAAGGTATGGCAAAGCCGCTATCAGAAAATTTAATCCCCATTGTTTCATTTACTATTATGTCTAGTTGTACGGTATTACCTACTAAGTTAACAACTCCTATTTCATAAACAACTACTCATTAATATTTAAAGCCATTTTCCATACTTGATATTCATGACAGTTAACCGTTTCAACGAAAATTTTCACATATAGGTGTTCCTCTAAAATACCATCTTTTTCCTTACTAACATCCTCTACTTTAAAAAAATCTAGACTAGAAACGTCTGTTAATTTTAGAGGCTTTTCTAAAGAATAATATTCAAAATATTTTTAAATATTTGGTTGTGAATTTACTACAACAACTTCATTATCATTTTTTATAGTTTTATTCTCTTCAAGCCATGTGTTTTTGTGTTTATAAAGAGGGATTTTCAATTTAGCTGAACTGTCTTTTTTAATAAATTTAAATAGTTCGCTATCGTTTAGTATTACATAAACAGTATTGTTACTTTGACTTGATACAAAACTTGAAGTCAAAATAATTATTGAAAAAAAGAAATTTTTCATACCATTCTTAGTTTTAGTCAATTTTTCCTTTTTAGGAATTATTGAAATTATTAATGGTTGTATTTATGGAATTTCTTTCTAATTGTGATAATGCATTCCAGGCAATAGTATTTACAGTGATTTTTTCTGATTTTACTATTACATCAGACTCACAACTGAAAATAAAAAATAAGAATACAAAAGATAAACATTTAAATAAACCTAGAATTGATTTAGATTGGGAGATAATAACATATTTGCTTAATTTTACATCATAAAACTAGTATTTTTAAGATGATATATTCAAGTTTATCCTATTATTCGTTAAAATCTCTATAATTAAACCCTACTGATCCACAGCATGCCAATCGACATAGCAGGTTTCTCTTTCTCTTAAACCTAACGCGTTTAGGGAGATGTTTACAAGCAATTGTTTTTGAATTTTATCGGAAAATCGATGATCATCATCTCAATGGTAGTTTGGGAATCTACATAATGATGAGTTGAGTATAGTTACTCCTCAACAATTATTGGGACTCAATTATGATGATCTCTTTGTAAGGATGAATGAGAATCTATCTTTAAGGCATTTTAATTTTGAAGTAAAACATTTTCACAGGAAAAACAGCTCATTTAAATGGTGATTATTTTGTTTCTGAAAAGGTTTTATTACCATCAGTTATGAATAAAATTGATGAGGCATTAAAATCAGATAGAATATTAGTTTCTATTGCGAGAAGAGGTAATCTCATGGCAGTAGCCAAAGTAAAACACAACCAAAATAATGTATATATAGACAGCTTTTTACAAATGCATAGCAATGCGTCCACAATACTATAAATCCTGAGGAAAGATTATTGAAAAGCATATCAGAGATTTCCAAAGGTGAAACGATAAATCATTTGAATCTAACCCAAATAAAAATCCCCAAATCATTTGATTGATTTGAGGATTTTTATTTGGGTTAAGTGCTTACTGGAAACTACTTCCCTTCAGCATATCTTTTAGAAACTTCTTCCCAGTTGATAAGATTAAAAAATGCTTCCACATAATCAGGACGTCTGTTTTGATAGTTCAAGTAGTAGGCATGTTCCCATACATCAAGACCTAGAATGGGAGTTCCACCACATCCTACTTCTGGCATCAATGGGTTGTCTTGGTTGGGAGTTCCACATACATCTAGTTTTCCACCTTCATGTACACAAAGCCATGCCCATCCAGAACCAAATTGTCCTTTTGCAGCAGTGCTAAAGGTGTCTTTAAAATTTTCAAATGTACCAAATGAAGTCTTGATCGCATCAGCTAGTTCGCCAGTTGGGTGACCACCGCCATTAGGACTCATTACTTCCCAGAACAAACTGTGGTTATAAAAACCGCCACCGTTATTTCTTAGGGCAGTGTTGTGCATGTCTAGATTTAAAAGAATGTTATCAATAGTTTTTCCTTCTAGATCTGTCCCTTTTACAGCATCGTTAAGTTTATTAGTATACCCTTGATGATGCTTTCCGTGGTGTATCTCCATAGTTTTTGCATCAATATGAGGTTCTAGTGCGTCTTTAGCATAATTTAATTGAGGTAGTTCAAAAGCCATTATATATTCTTTTTAATTAGTTATTTATCGAATTATAAATTTAAGCACAAAAAGGGGACTGTTAAAATTATCCACGTTATATTATCCTTAAAGTGTTCAGGTTCATTATAAAGTGTAAATAAGTTAAAAAGAAAGCAATTTGTTTAAATTAATGCTTGTCAAGTAATACAGACCGTTGTACTCATGGAAGATGCAGTATAGGGGTAAGAGGTAAATAACGTTTTGTAATTGCCATAAAGGAGAGTTGTATCAAATAAATCTATGTCATACGGACTACAATCCATAAGGAATCTTACAGCGCAGCGGTCTTGTGTCTTTCTTTTCTATGCTTATCTTTGACTATGTCTGAATCACCTACTACTTTTTATAGCGCCAGTGCAGGATCTGGAAAGACCTATACGCTTGCGCAAGATTACCTCACGCTGCTTTTTAAAAATCCGTATGCTAATGGATACCGGCGTATTCTAGCGGTGACATTTACTAATAAAGCGGTAGGCGAGATGAAAGAACGTATTCTTGATTACTTGCATAAATTTACTTTTGACGAGTTAGAAGAGGGGGTTATAGGAATAGCAAATCACATTAAAAACGAAACTGGCCTAGATAGCGATCAGTTCAAAAAGAAAGCCCAAGCTGTTTTTAATCAGCTGTTGCATGATTACTCGGCCTTTGATATAGTCACTATTGACTCTTTCAACCATCGTATTTTAAGAACCTTTGCAAAGGATATCGATTTACCCGATAATTTTGAGGTAGAACTGGATAGCAAACGGTTGATTTCAAAAGCCATTAACAACCTTATTGCGAGAGCAGGAAAAGATAAGAAACTCACTCAGCAATTAGTGGACTTTTCTTTATCAAAGATAGAAGAAGGCAAAAGCTGGGATATAGAATACGACCTTCAAGATATAGCCAAATTAATTCAAAATGAAAACCATTATCCTTTTCTTAAGCAATTAAAGGGTAAAGAGGTAAAAGACTTCTTAAGCTTTCGTAAAAGTTTGTATAAAAAAATCAACACTGCTCAAAAAGAGCTTAGTGATAAAGCAGTAGCTCTAGTTAAAATGTCTGAAGATTTAAACATCTCTTCAGCCGATTTTAAAGGAGGTTCAAGGAGCATATTTAATACGGTTATCAAAGTAGCCCAAGAAGATTTTTCTGTAAAAATAGACGCTGCTTCTATAAGAGACCTTATCGCTGGAGAATTATACCCCAAAGGGAAATCCCAAAACATCAAGGATCAAATAGACCAAATGGCTGCTGTTATTAAAATATTTGCAGAGCAGTACAAGGAGCAAATGGGAACGGTTCTTTTTCACAAGAACATCGCCAGTAGTCTAACGCCTTTATCATTGCTCAATGAATTGCTTCATGAGATAGATAAGATTAAAGTCGCAGAGCAAATCGTGCCTATTTATGAGTTCAATGCTTTATTAGCAGAACAAATTAAGGACCAGCCAGCTCCTTTTATATATGAACGACTTGGGGAGCGTTACCGTCATTATTTTATAGACGAATTTCAGGATACCAGCCGCATGCAATGGGAAAACCTCGCGCCACTTATAGAAAATGAACTCCAGCAGCA of Nonlabens sp. Ci31 contains these proteins:
- a CDS encoding superoxide dismutase, whose translation is MAFELPQLNYAKDALEPHIDAKTMEIHHGKHHQGYTNKLNDAVKGTDLEGKTIDNILLNLDMHNTALRNNGGGFYNHSLFWEVMSPNGGGHPTGELADAIKTSFGTFENFKDTFSTAAKGQFGSGWAWLCVHEGGKLDVCGTPNQDNPLMPEVGCGGTPILGLDVWEHAYYLNYQNRRPDYVEAFFNLINWEEVSKRYAEGK
- a CDS encoding amidophosphoribosyltransferase; translation: MSDQIKHECGIALIRLLKPLEYYKEKYGTAFYGINKMYLMMEKQHNRGQDGAGFASIKLDVDPGQRYISRVRSNAAQPIQDIFAQINDRINTELTENPEIKDDVAAQKERIPYVGELLMGHVRYGTFGKNSIESVHPFLRQNNWMHRNLIMAGNFNMTNVFKLFNKLVELGQHPKDMADTVTVMEKVGHFQDRQVSKLYKKFKSKGLSKIEASPKIAEEIDVAKILRKSAKDWDGGYAMGGLMGHGDAFLLRDPAGIRPAYYYQDDEVVVVASERPVIQTAFNVAFEEVKELDPGKAIIIKKNGTVTLDQITEPLERKACSFERIYFSRGSDAEIYQERKMLGKLLFPEIMKSIDNDIDNTVFSYIPNTAETSFYGMVEEGHAVLNKQKKDFIIAGEGKLTEEQVEATLSRKLRTEKIAIKDAKLRTFITEDSSRDDLVAHVYDVTYGVVKPEDNLVIIDDSIVRGTTLKKSILKMMDRLNPKKIIVVSSAPQIRYPDCYGIDMARIEGLVAFKAALALHEDRGTYDVVEEIYKKCKLQTEMKDVDVVNYVKDLYDPFTDQEVSDKIGELLSEEGLKADIKIIYQTVDNLHKACPKNLGDWYFTGNYPTDGGNRVVNRAYINFFEGNDERAY